A genomic region of Methylobacterium durans contains the following coding sequences:
- a CDS encoding alpha/beta fold hydrolase produces MSEIRYRTVDVDGFRIAYREAGAPTAPKLLLLHGFPSAGHMFRDLIPLLADRFHLVAPDLPGFGLSERPARERFTYSFDAIASVIDRFTEVIGFDRFAVYVFDYGAPTGFRIAAKHPERITGIISQNGNAYEEGLSEGWNPIRAYWQDPSQPNRDALRDLLKPESTIWQYTHGVADTTQVSPDGYSLDNYYLGRPGADEVQLDLFGDYKSNVALYPAFQEYFRSHRPRLLAIWGCNDPFFLPAGAEAYRRDIPDAKVTFLDTGHFALETHAAEIASAIRDFLA; encoded by the coding sequence ATGTCCGAGATCCGCTATCGCACCGTCGACGTCGACGGCTTCCGCATCGCGTATCGGGAGGCAGGCGCCCCGACTGCTCCCAAGCTGCTGCTGCTGCACGGCTTCCCGAGCGCGGGCCACATGTTCCGGGATCTCATTCCACTCTTGGCCGACCGCTTCCACCTCGTGGCGCCCGATCTACCGGGCTTCGGCCTTTCGGAGAGGCCGGCGCGGGAGCGGTTCACCTACAGCTTCGACGCCATCGCCTCGGTCATCGACCGCTTCACCGAAGTGATCGGCTTCGACCGGTTCGCGGTGTACGTCTTCGACTACGGGGCACCGACCGGCTTCCGGATCGCCGCGAAGCATCCGGAGCGGATCACCGGCATCATCTCGCAGAACGGCAACGCCTACGAGGAAGGGCTGAGCGAGGGGTGGAACCCCATCCGGGCCTACTGGCAGGATCCGTCGCAGCCCAACCGCGACGCTCTCCGCGACCTCCTGAAGCCGGAGTCGACGATCTGGCAGTATACGCACGGCGTCGCCGATACGACTCAGGTCTCACCCGACGGTTACTCGCTCGACAACTACTACCTGGGCCGTCCCGGCGCCGACGAGGTGCAGCTCGACCTGTTCGGCGACTACAAGAGCAACGTCGCCCTCTACCCGGCTTTCCAAGAGTACTTCCGCAGCCACAGGCCGCGCCTCCTGGCGATCTGGGGCTGCAACGACCCGTTCTTTCTACCGGCAGGAGCCGAGGCGTACCGGCGCGACATCCCCGACGCGAAGGTGACCTTCTTGGACACCGGCCACTTCGCGCTCGAGACCCACGCCGCCGAGATCGCTTCGGCGATCCGCGACTTCCTCGCCTGA
- a CDS encoding zinc-binding alcohol dehydrogenase family protein has product MRAIVLDGFGGLDVLTYRDIPEPEPLAGHVVIEIKAFGINHAEVHMRRGEWAEAAPVSGIECVGIVKSCPGGEFPVGAKVAALMGGLGRTINGSYAQFTQAPIGNVALIDADLPWAELAAIPETYATAWTCLFRNLEIQEGQLLLIRGATSSFGQAALKMAVNAGVRVIATTRNPERFAKLEALGAERCEIERPNLSQHIPEAKRIDAILDLVGNSVVLDSLAILRRGGRSCLAGWLGGLDPIQDFNPLLQMPSGVNLTFFGSFVFGTPGFPLSDVPLGQIARDAAVGRLDVKPARVFGFDEVREAHRMMEANAAGGKMVVVH; this is encoded by the coding sequence ATGCGCGCCATCGTCTTGGACGGCTTCGGAGGCCTCGACGTCCTGACCTACAGAGACATCCCCGAACCTGAACCGTTGGCCGGGCACGTCGTCATCGAGATCAAAGCCTTCGGCATCAACCACGCCGAAGTGCACATGCGCCGAGGCGAATGGGCCGAGGCGGCGCCAGTCTCAGGCATCGAGTGCGTCGGTATCGTCAAGTCGTGTCCCGGCGGCGAATTTCCGGTCGGCGCTAAAGTGGCGGCGCTGATGGGCGGGCTCGGCCGCACCATCAATGGCAGCTACGCCCAGTTCACCCAGGCGCCTATCGGCAACGTCGCTCTGATTGACGCCGATCTTCCCTGGGCCGAGCTCGCGGCCATCCCCGAGACGTATGCCACCGCCTGGACCTGCCTGTTCCGCAATCTCGAAATCCAGGAGGGGCAGCTTCTGCTGATCCGCGGAGCGACCTCGTCGTTCGGTCAGGCCGCTCTCAAGATGGCAGTAAACGCCGGCGTCCGCGTCATCGCCACCACGCGCAATCCAGAGCGGTTCGCCAAACTGGAGGCTCTAGGCGCCGAGCGTTGCGAGATCGAGCGGCCGAACCTGTCGCAGCATATCCCAGAGGCGAAGCGGATCGACGCCATTCTGGACCTCGTCGGCAACAGCGTGGTTCTGGACTCACTGGCGATCCTGCGCCGTGGCGGCCGCTCGTGCCTTGCAGGCTGGCTGGGCGGCCTCGATCCAATCCAGGACTTCAACCCGCTGCTGCAGATGCCGAGCGGCGTCAATCTGACCTTCTTCGGCAGCTTCGTGTTCGGCACCCCCGGCTTTCCGCTCTCCGACGTCCCGCTCGGGCAGATCGCCCGTGACGCGGCTGTCGGCCGGCTCGACGTGAAGCCCGCCCGCGTCTTCGGCTTCGACGAGGTCCGCGAGGCGCATCGCATGATGGAAGCCAACGCGGCCGGCGGGAAGATGGTCGTCGTGCACTGA
- a CDS encoding SDR family oxidoreductase, translated as MTKTVAIVTGASQGIGRATAVRLARDFSALVLVARNRAKLEDTAAAVKAAGSELLVIDADLAEPAAAANVVERTLSAFGRIDALVNIAGAVPGVDVFQMTDEQWHAGLELKLHAARRLTVRAWDALRVSQGAVVFMSGNAAAIPRAGAAAVGAINACIEALAKAFAERGIVDDVQVNCVSPGAIMTDRRTAMLQRAAEAKQIDIEDAKQGFLRQAGIARFGTAEEIADVVAFAVSPAAHWMTGTVLRMDGGEVRSV; from the coding sequence ATGACGAAGACAGTGGCCATCGTGACCGGGGCCAGCCAGGGCATCGGTCGAGCCACGGCCGTGCGCCTGGCCCGGGACTTCTCCGCGCTTGTGCTGGTGGCCCGCAACCGGGCCAAGCTCGAGGACACGGCCGCGGCCGTGAAGGCGGCCGGATCTGAGTTGCTCGTGATCGACGCCGATCTGGCCGAGCCGGCGGCGGCCGCGAACGTTGTCGAGCGGACGCTGTCCGCGTTCGGCCGCATCGACGCGCTGGTCAACATCGCCGGCGCGGTTCCCGGGGTGGACGTCTTTCAGATGACGGACGAGCAGTGGCATGCGGGTCTGGAACTCAAGCTTCACGCAGCTCGGCGCCTCACCGTTCGGGCGTGGGATGCCCTTAGGGTGTCCCAGGGTGCGGTCGTGTTCATGTCGGGCAACGCGGCCGCGATTCCGCGGGCGGGCGCAGCAGCTGTGGGCGCGATCAATGCGTGCATAGAGGCCTTGGCTAAGGCGTTCGCGGAACGCGGCATCGTGGATGACGTGCAGGTCAACTGCGTGTCGCCCGGCGCGATCATGACCGACCGTCGCACGGCGATGCTTCAGAGAGCCGCTGAGGCCAAGCAGATTGACATCGAGGACGCAAAACAGGGCTTCCTGAGACAGGCCGGGATCGCCCGCTTCGGGACAGCGGAGGAGATCGCGGATGTGGTGGCGTTCGCCGTCTCCCCGGCGGCGCATTGGATGACGGGGACCGTGCTGCGGATGGACGGCGGAGAGGTCAGGTCGGTCTGA
- a CDS encoding haloacid dehalogenase type II, with product MPTPDILIGARAVVFDAYGTLLDVHSAVQRHAGSVGPDAKPLSDTWRQKQLEYSWVLSLCGRYTAFWTLTERALDYALARHPNVDPSLRPALLEAYRRLDAYPEVPATLDALRTQGLKTAILSNGDTAMLEMAVSSAALHDHLDAVLSVDPAGVFKTSPRAYDLALERLGVDRREIVFVSSNRWDVAGAAAYGFTPVWVNRTRQPEEYPDLAPVQVIDSLGALLR from the coding sequence ATGCCCACGCCTGATATCCTGATCGGCGCCCGCGCCGTCGTCTTCGATGCCTACGGCACCTTGCTTGATGTCCACTCTGCCGTGCAGCGCCATGCCGGCTCGGTCGGGCCCGACGCGAAGCCGTTGTCGGACACTTGGCGTCAGAAGCAACTCGAGTATTCCTGGGTGCTCTCCCTGTGTGGCCGCTACACGGCATTCTGGACGTTGACGGAGCGGGCGCTCGATTACGCGTTGGCCCGTCACCCAAACGTGGACCCGTCCTTGAGGCCAGCACTTCTGGAAGCCTATCGACGACTGGATGCCTACCCGGAAGTGCCCGCGACCCTGGACGCACTTCGGACACAAGGGCTCAAGACCGCGATCCTGTCCAACGGCGACACGGCGATGCTCGAGATGGCGGTCAGCAGCGCCGCGCTTCACGATCACCTCGACGCGGTTTTGTCGGTCGACCCGGCCGGGGTCTTCAAGACCAGTCCGCGCGCCTACGACCTCGCGCTCGAGCGGCTTGGGGTCGATCGCCGGGAGATCGTGTTCGTGTCGTCAAATCGGTGGGATGTGGCTGGAGCGGCCGCCTACGGCTTCACGCCGGTGTGGGTGAATCGCACACGTCAGCCAGAGGAGTATCCCGACCTCGCGCCTGTGCAGGTGATCGACAGCCTCGGCGCTCTCCTCAGGTGA
- a CDS encoding RNA polymerase sigma factor: protein MQQMMLLVEPLIPALRRYAAALTRDRADADDLVQDTLELVITRWHQRRTDGSVRSWLFTILHNLAVSRMRQHRRRGGAHLPIDEAHEAALAMPAPQEAALGSRDLMRALDALTEEQRGVLLLVTVEGLSYAETAEVLSVPIGTVMSRLSRARDRMIQLMDDEVDAARLQRPALRRLK from the coding sequence GTGCAGCAGATGATGCTCCTCGTGGAGCCGTTGATTCCGGCGCTGAGACGCTACGCAGCAGCGCTCACGCGGGATCGGGCAGACGCCGACGACTTGGTGCAGGACACGCTGGAATTGGTGATTACCCGCTGGCATCAGCGCCGGACCGACGGCAGCGTGCGCTCGTGGCTCTTCACGATCCTGCACAATCTCGCGGTCAGCCGTATGCGTCAGCATCGGCGCCGCGGCGGAGCCCACCTGCCAATCGACGAGGCCCACGAGGCGGCGCTCGCGATGCCCGCTCCGCAGGAGGCGGCCCTCGGCTCCAGGGACCTCATGCGTGCCCTTGATGCGCTCACCGAGGAGCAGCGCGGTGTGCTGCTCCTCGTGACGGTCGAGGGGCTGTCCTACGCCGAGACGGCCGAGGTGCTGAGCGTGCCGATCGGCACCGTGATGTCGCGCCTGTCACGGGCGCGCGACAGGATGATCCAGCTGATGGACGACGAGGTCGATGCTGCTCGACTCCAGCGCCCGGCCCTGCGGAGGTTGAAATGA
- a CDS encoding anti-sigma factor family protein produces MNARSITDDDLQAFVDGRLDPDSRARVEAYLAADSAARARVARLMALRDDLRAAFAPVAAEPVPPQLDLARLIAARRRRRLPAWQAGAAALLIALGGVSGWTARGSLSDKPTGISALAEEARANYAVYAPDQARPIELAASDRDEIARWFSSRLKRPVGVPDLSEAGYHLLGGRLVATPHGPAGMLMYDDARGTRIVMLVRSLDGTGDVPMVDHIYGPIAGCAWAQKGLGYSLVAAANPEVLHPLVREIRRRAATEG; encoded by the coding sequence ATGAACGCGCGTTCGATCACCGACGATGACCTCCAGGCGTTCGTCGACGGCCGCCTGGACCCCGACAGCCGAGCCCGCGTCGAGGCTTACCTGGCTGCCGATAGCGCGGCTCGAGCGCGCGTCGCTCGGCTGATGGCGCTTCGCGATGATCTGCGGGCCGCGTTCGCCCCGGTCGCGGCGGAGCCTGTGCCGCCGCAGCTGGACCTCGCTCGACTAATCGCGGCACGCCGTCGCCGACGGCTTCCGGCTTGGCAAGCGGGCGCGGCAGCTCTGCTGATTGCGCTGGGTGGCGTCAGCGGCTGGACGGCTCGCGGCTCCCTGTCGGACAAGCCGACTGGCATCTCCGCGCTCGCAGAGGAAGCAAGAGCGAACTACGCGGTCTACGCGCCGGATCAGGCCCGACCGATCGAACTCGCAGCCTCGGACCGAGACGAGATCGCACGCTGGTTCTCGTCCCGCCTGAAGCGACCGGTTGGCGTGCCCGACCTCAGCGAGGCCGGCTACCACCTCCTCGGCGGTCGTCTCGTCGCGACGCCGCACGGGCCCGCCGGCATGCTGATGTACGACGATGCCCGGGGTACCCGCATCGTCATGCTCGTGCGCTCGCTTGACGGTACGGGCGATGTGCCGATGGTGGACCACATCTACGGCCCGATCGCGGGCTGTGCCTGGGCTCAGAAGGGGCTCGGCTACTCACTGGTGGCGGCCGCGAATCCCGAGGTGTTGCACCCGCTCGTCCGGGAGATCCGGCGACGGGCCGCCACCGAGGGGTGA
- a CDS encoding DoxX family protein, giving the protein MSVFAGWNIQGGAFLRRWAPLPLRLIVGYGFMAHGVAKATRGPDAFPALLHAMGIPEPFLMGWLTILVEIFGGLAVLLGSFIPLASVPMAIVLLVAMFTVHLPYGFSSIKLQAITETGARFGQPGYETDLLYLACLATLVLGGSGPLSVDAVIKRRASLGRRT; this is encoded by the coding sequence ATGTCGGTCTTCGCTGGTTGGAACATCCAAGGCGGAGCGTTCCTGAGGCGCTGGGCGCCTCTGCCGCTCCGCCTGATCGTCGGTTACGGCTTCATGGCGCATGGCGTCGCAAAGGCGACCCGCGGTCCGGATGCCTTTCCCGCCCTCCTGCATGCCATGGGCATACCGGAACCGTTCCTGATGGGATGGCTCACGATCCTCGTCGAGATCTTCGGCGGGCTGGCGGTGCTGCTCGGCAGCTTTATCCCGTTGGCCAGCGTTCCGATGGCCATCGTCCTGCTGGTCGCGATGTTCACTGTGCACCTGCCCTACGGGTTCAGCTCCATCAAGCTTCAGGCGATCACAGAGACCGGCGCGCGCTTCGGGCAGCCCGGCTACGAGACGGACCTGCTCTACCTCGCCTGCCTCGCGACCCTTGTCCTCGGAGGGTCGGGGCCTCTCTCGGTCGATGCGGTGATCAAGCGGCGTGCAAGCCTCGGGCGCAGGACGTGA
- a CDS encoding type II toxin-antitoxin system ParD family antitoxin, producing the protein MPNRIAKNVSITLELDQFITAQIASGRYQNASEVMRAALRLLEREETAESRRRARLAEQKLQHA; encoded by the coding sequence ATGCCAAACCGGATCGCCAAGAACGTCTCCATCACGCTCGAGCTGGATCAGTTCATCACCGCCCAGATCGCCTCCGGGCGCTACCAGAACGCGAGCGAGGTCATGCGAGCAGCTCTGCGTCTGCTGGAACGTGAGGAGACTGCTGAGAGCCGCAGGCGCGCCCGTCTTGCTGAGCAAAAGCTCCAGCATGCCTGA
- a CDS encoding ribbon-helix-helix domain-containing protein yields the protein MAAKHSRHIALTGPLAEYVETQIAGGEYASVSEMVRAAVRLLMERDRAAARPNLAASQTASADE from the coding sequence ATGGCTGCAAAGCACTCCCGTCACATCGCACTCACCGGCCCCCTCGCCGAGTACGTCGAGACCCAGATCGCCGGAGGTGAATATGCCTCCGTGAGCGAGATGGTCCGGGCTGCCGTCCGTCTTCTGATGGAGCGCGATCGAGCTGCAGCTCGCCCCAACCTTGCGGCCTCCCAGACCGCATCAGCCGATGAATAG
- a CDS encoding ATP-binding protein produces the protein MNRPAPDLHVGHDFQADLAVIESIKVVPTILETVCRATGMGFAAVARVTDDRWVACQVRDGIAFGLPPGGELEVETTICREVRRYGAAVVIDHVAEDEAYCGHPTSALYGFQSYISMPIVLPDGTVWGTLCAIDPQPARLNTPGTIGMFKAFADLIAFHLDAQQRVGVSAAERDRAWRLSQDLLVIVTADGRLQTVNAAWTRLLGWQEQELVGRSFAEFAHPLEAEDLVTLRTSIAEKPLTEPHEIRVRHKDGSYRWFAWTGAFEDGKVYANGRDVTSHREQAEALARAEEALRQSQKLEAVGQLTGGVAHDFNNLLTIIRSSVEFLRRPNLPEERRKRYMDAVSDTVERAAKLTSQLLAFARRQALQPEVFEVSTCLRAVAEMLDPLMGARIHIVTEVPDTPCYVRADLSQFETALVNMAVNARDAMEGEGTLTLHLSCCDGMPPIRHHSGASGPFAAVSLTDTGSGIEPSRISRIFEPFFTTKEIGRGTGLGLSQVFGFAKQSGGDVDVTSRLGQGTTFTLYLPEVEAEITQEAEDELGPSTGGSGQRVLVVEDNLEVGRFATQILEDLGYVTTWAHNAPEALKALGADAAMFDAVFSDVVMPGMDGVQLAREIRRLYPGLPVVLTSGYSHVLAKEGPDGFELLQKPYSVEALSHILRRAIGKRKRRRSTRQT, from the coding sequence ATGAATAGGCCTGCGCCTGATCTCCACGTAGGTCACGACTTCCAAGCCGACCTTGCAGTCATCGAGAGCATCAAGGTGGTGCCGACGATCTTGGAGACCGTCTGCCGGGCGACAGGCATGGGCTTCGCTGCGGTTGCTCGTGTGACGGACGATCGCTGGGTTGCCTGCCAAGTGCGTGACGGGATCGCATTCGGGTTGCCACCTGGGGGTGAGCTAGAGGTCGAAACGACGATCTGCCGCGAGGTCCGGCGTTACGGAGCAGCTGTCGTCATCGACCACGTCGCTGAAGACGAGGCCTACTGCGGTCATCCGACTTCGGCGCTGTATGGGTTCCAGAGCTACATCTCGATGCCCATCGTGCTGCCGGACGGCACGGTCTGGGGCACGCTTTGCGCCATTGATCCGCAGCCGGCTCGCCTGAACACGCCTGGCACCATCGGCATGTTCAAGGCGTTCGCTGACCTGATCGCCTTTCACCTCGATGCCCAGCAGCGCGTGGGCGTCAGCGCTGCCGAGCGTGACCGGGCTTGGCGCCTGTCGCAGGATCTGCTCGTCATCGTCACCGCCGACGGCAGGCTCCAAACCGTGAACGCGGCCTGGACGAGGCTCCTCGGCTGGCAGGAGCAGGAACTCGTCGGCAGGAGCTTCGCCGAGTTTGCCCATCCTCTCGAGGCAGAGGACCTGGTTACCCTCCGTACCAGCATCGCTGAGAAGCCCCTGACGGAGCCTCACGAAATCCGGGTGCGGCACAAGGACGGCAGCTACCGCTGGTTCGCGTGGACCGGCGCTTTCGAGGACGGGAAGGTCTACGCGAACGGGCGGGACGTCACCTCCCATCGCGAGCAGGCAGAGGCTCTCGCCAGAGCGGAAGAAGCGCTGCGGCAGTCGCAGAAGCTCGAGGCGGTGGGCCAGCTCACGGGCGGCGTGGCCCACGATTTCAACAACCTCCTGACCATCATCCGCTCATCGGTGGAGTTCCTCCGGCGACCGAACCTGCCGGAGGAGCGTCGCAAGCGCTACATGGATGCGGTCTCGGATACGGTTGAGCGGGCCGCCAAGCTGACGAGTCAGCTTCTCGCCTTCGCCCGCAGGCAGGCTCTGCAGCCGGAGGTGTTCGAGGTCAGCACGTGTCTGCGTGCTGTGGCCGAGATGCTCGATCCGCTCATGGGCGCGCGCATCCACATCGTGACAGAGGTGCCAGACACTCCCTGCTACGTGCGGGCGGACCTGAGCCAGTTTGAGACAGCCCTCGTCAACATGGCGGTGAACGCCCGAGACGCGATGGAGGGTGAGGGCACGCTGACCCTGCACCTTTCCTGCTGCGATGGGATGCCGCCTATTCGCCACCACTCAGGTGCGTCCGGGCCCTTTGCGGCGGTGTCGCTGACCGACACAGGCTCCGGCATCGAGCCGAGCCGGATCAGCCGCATCTTCGAGCCCTTCTTCACGACAAAGGAGATCGGCCGCGGCACAGGCTTGGGTTTGTCGCAGGTGTTTGGCTTTGCCAAGCAATCGGGAGGCGATGTGGATGTCACGAGCAGGCTCGGTCAGGGCACCACGTTCACGCTCTACCTGCCCGAGGTCGAGGCTGAGATCACCCAAGAAGCCGAGGACGAACTCGGTCCATCGACGGGCGGCTCAGGACAGCGCGTGCTCGTGGTTGAGGACAACCTGGAGGTGGGCCGGTTCGCAACACAGATCTTGGAGGATCTTGGATATGTCACAACCTGGGCCCACAACGCTCCTGAGGCGCTGAAGGCGCTTGGCGCCGATGCAGCGATGTTCGACGCAGTGTTCTCGGACGTGGTGATGCCAGGCATGGATGGCGTTCAGCTTGCCCGAGAGATCCGGCGCCTATACCCCGGTCTGCCGGTTGTGCTGACGAGTGGCTACAGTCACGTGCTGGCTAAGGAGGGTCCGGACGGCTTCGAGCTCCTGCAGAAGCCCTACTCGGTCGAGGCGCTCTCGCACATTCTTCGTCGTGCGATAGGCAAGAGGAAGCGCAGGCGCTCAACGAGGCAGACTTAA
- a CDS encoding hybrid sensor histidine kinase/response regulator encodes MHTDKVTGTSVTHDGRYRILVESIVDYAIYMLDPQGRVTSWNRGAQRFKGYTEDEIIGQHFSRFYTDEDRASGLPARALQIAATEGRFEQEGWRVRKDGTLMWAHVVIDPIRSDNGTLLGYAKITRDLTERQTSRAALRQSEQHFRLLVQGVQDYAIYMLDPQGRVTSWNRGAQRFKGYAEDEIIGEHFSRFYTEEDRASGLPARALQIAASEGRFEREGWRVRKDGTQFWAHVVIDPIRGEHGELVGFAKITRDVTERRNAQQALEETRVRFIQSQKLEAIGQLTGGVAHDFNNLLAVVLGNLNLARKRLPPDRKLVQLIENSIQAAERGATLTKRMLAFARRQELTTGPVDVPELVRGMAELLQRSIGSTIPVSTQFPLQLPLAFADANQLELALLNLTVNARDAMPEGGAITIAAREAKAGTDEIAGLAPGSYIVLSVTDTGEGMDEQTLARAAEPFFTTKGIGKGTGLGLSMVHGFAEQSRGHLFLKSVKGQGTTAELWLPVVEAGRLVEKIPEFSSSVPTSQPLKVLVVDDDPLVLMNTSAMLEDLGHEVLEATSGEQALRVLRRSEHIDLVITDQMMPGMTGMQLIELIRAEQATVPVILASGYSELPEEGLADLVRLGKPFKQADLARALLQSLRQEGQVLPFRPKHGGG; translated from the coding sequence ATGCACACAGATAAGGTGACCGGGACATCGGTGACCCACGATGGCCGGTACCGGATCCTGGTCGAGAGCATCGTCGATTACGCAATCTATATGCTGGACCCGCAGGGCCGGGTGACGAGCTGGAACCGGGGCGCGCAGCGCTTCAAGGGCTACACGGAAGACGAGATCATCGGTCAGCACTTCTCCCGGTTCTACACTGACGAGGATCGTGCCTCAGGTCTGCCCGCCCGCGCTCTCCAGATCGCTGCCACAGAGGGCCGCTTCGAGCAGGAAGGCTGGCGGGTCCGCAAGGACGGCACGCTGATGTGGGCCCATGTCGTCATCGATCCGATCCGGAGCGACAACGGTACGCTCCTCGGCTACGCCAAGATCACCCGTGACTTGACTGAGCGGCAGACCTCCCGGGCGGCGCTGCGCCAGAGCGAGCAGCACTTCCGCCTGCTCGTCCAGGGCGTGCAGGACTACGCAATCTATATGCTGGACCCGCAGGGCCGGGTGACGAGCTGGAACCGGGGCGCGCAGCGCTTCAAGGGCTACGCGGAAGACGAGATCATCGGCGAGCACTTCTCCCGGTTCTACACGGAAGAGGATCGCGCCTCGGGGCTGCCCGCCCGCGCTCTCCAGATCGCGGCGAGCGAAGGCCGCTTCGAACGGGAGGGCTGGCGGGTCCGCAAGGACGGCACGCAGTTCTGGGCGCACGTCGTCATCGATCCGATCCGGGGCGAGCACGGCGAGCTGGTCGGCTTTGCCAAGATCACGCGCGATGTCACCGAGCGGCGGAACGCCCAGCAGGCGCTCGAAGAGACCCGGGTCCGCTTTATCCAGTCTCAGAAGTTGGAGGCCATCGGGCAGCTCACCGGAGGCGTGGCGCACGACTTCAACAACCTGCTCGCCGTCGTGCTCGGCAACTTGAACCTTGCGCGCAAGCGTCTGCCGCCGGATCGCAAGCTCGTGCAGCTCATTGAGAACTCGATCCAGGCAGCCGAGCGGGGTGCGACGCTGACCAAGCGCATGCTGGCGTTCGCACGGCGGCAGGAGCTCACAACCGGGCCCGTCGACGTGCCGGAGCTCGTGCGCGGTATGGCCGAGCTGCTACAGCGCTCGATCGGCTCCACCATTCCCGTCAGCACGCAGTTTCCTCTTCAACTCCCACTGGCTTTTGCAGACGCCAATCAGCTGGAGCTGGCGCTTCTTAACCTGACGGTGAACGCCCGGGATGCCATGCCGGAGGGTGGCGCGATCACGATCGCCGCCCGCGAGGCGAAAGCGGGGACTGACGAGATCGCCGGCCTCGCACCAGGCAGCTACATCGTCCTGTCTGTGACGGATACCGGCGAGGGTATGGACGAACAAACGCTGGCGCGGGCGGCGGAGCCCTTCTTTACGACCAAGGGCATCGGCAAGGGTACCGGCCTCGGCCTCTCCATGGTCCACGGCTTTGCAGAACAATCCCGAGGCCATCTATTCCTCAAGAGTGTGAAAGGTCAGGGGACAACTGCCGAGCTGTGGCTACCCGTAGTTGAGGCGGGCCGCCTCGTGGAGAAGATCCCAGAGTTCAGCTCCTCGGTGCCAACCTCTCAGCCACTCAAAGTGCTGGTTGTGGACGATGATCCGCTCGTCCTGATGAACACGTCGGCGATGCTGGAAGACCTCGGACACGAGGTGCTGGAAGCTACCTCGGGCGAGCAGGCCCTGCGCGTCCTTCGTCGTTCAGAGCACATCGATCTCGTCATCACGGATCAGATGATGCCGGGCATGACCGGCATGCAGCTGATCGAGCTGATCAGGGCCGAGCAAGCCACGGTGCCGGTGATCCTCGCCAGCGGCTATTCGGAGCTCCCTGAGGAGGGGCTCGCCGACCTCGTGCGCCTGGGCAAGCCGTTCAAGCAGGCCGACCTCGCCCGTGCGCTCCTGCAGAGCCTCCGGCAGGAGGGCCAAGTCCTGCCGTTCCGGCCGAAGCACGGGGGAGGCTAA
- a CDS encoding cold-shock protein, producing MPTGTVKWFNETKGFGFIQPDNGGSDAFVHISAVERAGMRNLVEGQKVSYELETDKRSGKQSATNLQSA from the coding sequence ATGCCTACCGGTACTGTTAAGTGGTTCAACGAGACTAAGGGCTTCGGCTTCATCCAGCCAGACAATGGTGGTTCAGACGCCTTCGTTCACATCTCGGCGGTTGAGCGCGCGGGCATGCGCAATCTCGTTGAGGGCCAGAAGGTCTCCTATGAACTGGAGACTGATAAGCGCAGCGGGAAGCAGTCTGCGACAAACCTGCAGTCGGCCTGA